From Candidatus Methylarchaceae archaeon HK02M2, a single genomic window includes:
- a CDS encoding asparagine synthase-related protein: MMQIEDHCAEIRSLLEKAVLRNLCEGIMLSGGLDTSIIAYLASHHTQLKAITVAFAAAPASDVEYAKLIAKHLGIDHKIFQFNEHELFEAIPKVIEIIKSFDPMEIRNSASIFLALKSARENDIKSMMTGDGSDELFAGYSFLFNLQKEQLDDRLFKMWGNVFFSSLLIGRSFGITIKLPYLDREFKSYAMNLDSGYKIKSEGHKIWGKWILRKAFEGLLPEAIVWRMKTPIEHGSGTTILTNILEKRIDDSEFKEKKSEYMKKDRVIIRDKEQLYYYEIYRSVIGVPHKIEHSCKNCPFCNSDVPESAKYCKVCGAYPI; encoded by the coding sequence ATGATGCAAATAGAAGATCATTGCGCTGAAATTCGTTCTTTACTTGAAAAGGCGGTTTTAAGAAATCTATGTGAAGGCATAATGCTCTCAGGAGGTTTGGATACTAGTATAATCGCTTATTTAGCTTCCCATCATACACAATTAAAGGCGATTACAGTAGCATTTGCCGCTGCTCCTGCCTCTGATGTCGAGTATGCAAAGTTAATAGCGAAACATTTAGGCATAGATCACAAAATCTTTCAATTTAATGAGCACGAACTCTTTGAGGCAATCCCCAAAGTTATCGAAATAATAAAATCTTTCGATCCTATGGAGATCAGAAATAGCGCCTCGATTTTTCTAGCGTTGAAGTCTGCAAGAGAAAATGACATAAAATCAATGATGACAGGTGATGGTAGTGATGAGCTCTTTGCAGGTTATAGTTTTCTTTTTAACCTTCAGAAGGAGCAACTTGATGATAGATTGTTCAAAATGTGGGGAAATGTCTTCTTTTCATCGCTGCTTATAGGGAGGTCTTTTGGTATAACTATCAAACTTCCATACTTAGATAGAGAGTTCAAATCATATGCTATGAATTTAGACTCTGGATATAAAATAAAAAGTGAAGGACATAAGATATGGGGTAAGTGGATTCTACGAAAAGCCTTTGAAGGCCTCTTACCAGAGGCTATAGTTTGGAGGATGAAGACACCTATCGAGCATGGTTCAGGAACAACGATACTTACAAATATATTGGAAAAAAGGATAGACGACTCTGAGTTTAAAGAGAAGAAGTCTGAATATATGAAAAAGGATAGAGTAATAATTCGCGACAAAGAGCAACTATACTATTATGAAATCTACAGATCGGTTATAGGTGTACCCCATAAGATAGAGCACAGTTGTAAAAACTGCCCTTTCTGTAACTCTGATGTTCCTGAATCTGCTAAATACTGTAAAGTTTGTGGAGCATATCCTATTTAA